A window from Citrus sinensis cultivar Valencia sweet orange chromosome 3, DVS_A1.0, whole genome shotgun sequence encodes these proteins:
- the LOC102613081 gene encoding disease resistance protein RPV1 isoform X2 produces MASSSSPPRNDKKMHDVFVSFRGEDTRDNFTSHLFSALFQNNIETFIDNDLKRGDEISESLLGTIEASTISIIIFSEKYASSKWCLDELLKILECKRNYGQIVIPVFYRVDPSRVRKQIGSFGDSFFILKERFPYKTRNWRSALTEAANLSGFDSRVIRPESKLVAEIANEVSERLDDIFQSENKDLVRVERRIKEIESLLRTGSAGVLQIGDLGDRWYRQDNNRWCCF; encoded by the exons atggcttcttcttcttctccacCTCGAAACGACAAGAAGATGCATGATGTTTTTGTAAGTTTCAGAGGAGAGGACACCCGTGACAACTTTACCAGCCATCTTTTTTCAGCActgtttcaaaataatattgaaactTTCATTGACAATGATCTTAAGAGAGGAGATGAAATTTCAGAGTCTCTTCTTGGTACAATTGAAGCATCAACCATCTCAATTATCATTTTCTCGGAAAAATATGCTTCTTCAAAATGGTGTCTCGATGAACTTTTAAAGATCCTCGAATGCAAGAGAAATTATGGACAGATTGTGATACCAGTTTTCTATCGGGTCGATCCATCACGTGTAAGAAAGCAAATTGGGAGTTTCGGggattcattttttattcttaaagaACGATTTCCATACAAGACGCGGAATTGGAGGAGTGCTTTGACCGAAGCAGCCAATCTCTCCGGCTTTGATTCTCGTGTCATTAG GCCTGAATCTAAACTTGTTGCGGAAATTGCCAATGAAGTTTCGGAGAGGCTagatgatatttttcaaagtgaAAACAAAGACTTGGTTAGAGTTGAAAGGCGcattaaagaaattgaatcaTTATTACGCACTGGTTCTGCGGGTGTTTTACAAATTGGGGATTTGGGGGATCGGTGGTATAGGCAAGACAACAATCGCTGGTGCTGTTTTTAA
- the LOC102614055 gene encoding protein THALLO: MGKRRKGQKPGNKKSNRRLRDEDLNPEDMDDEIDAFHKQRDVIPLDVNGDVGDADDDNEHPVFDFEDDEDDEDDDVNDARDTGLTAKIKRQQKFLRAKYGGIEDEMHDDEEEDKEEKKGLWGGIKNQYYYGDNRDFELQSSDDDSPAIEEQLVVKELEKRATSLAMEDFGLQDAEDSEDNEDESDKGLTLAEISIKGKSTTKPRASKEAVDDTVASYEEVKKDLNALSKEEQMDVVYSSAPELVGLLSELNDALEQLEIKVNPLLSKVKERGIALEGGMRYLEVKQLLLLAYCQAITFYLLLKSEGEPVRDHPVIARLVEIKGLLDEIKQLDENLPSELDEILKNDHSAEASAKLVRESAKMASDSVAENHHNSSSVSADTDHASAALDVNELKMEDILRDHDDKGRKRKHQNDQVGVQSMEMLKVRAALEEKLKQKGVFRSIAPMPGKGKKRLTPVNGQLETFDDFDDDATGVERGTLGMSNGHVSSLRSSKISQLVPAQPNKPKVVSGDDDLPKRDDIGERRRKHELRVLAGAGIKSEDDAWDELGTFRTDEDDDMEVGDDGETRESEDEFYEQVKRQRAEKLAAKSEIYTRTPATPSLPETVDGKRHITYQMEKNRGLTRARKKLTKNPRKKYRSKHEKAVVRRKGQVRDIRKPTGPYGGEATGINPGISRSTRFKN, encoded by the exons ATGGGCAAGAGAAGAAAGGGTCAAAAGCCAGGGAACAAGAAGTCTAATAGAAGATTGCGAGATGAAGATTTGAATCCTGAAGATATGGATGACGAAATTGATGCtt TTCACAAGCAGAGGGATGTTATTCCTTTGGATGTAAATGGTGATGTTGGGGATGCTGATGACGATAATGAGCATCCGGTGTTTGATTTTGAG gatgatgaagatgatgaagatgatgatgtcAATGATGCTCGAGATACTGGATTGACTGCAAAGA TTAAAAggcaacaaaaatttttgcGGGCAAAGTATGGTGGCATTGAGGATGAGATGCATGATGATGAGGAAGAGgataaggaagaaaaaaaaggtttatGGGGTGGGATAAAGAACCAGTATTATTATGGTGACAATCGTGATTTTGAA CTGCAATCAAGTGATGATGATTCCCCTGCTATAGAGGAACAATTGGTGGTAAAGGAGCTGGAAAAAAGAGCAACCTCTTTAGCAATGGAAGACTTTGGCCTTCAAGACGCTGAAGATAGTGAAGATAACGAAGATGAGAGTGACAAGGGATTAACCTTAGCA GAAATCTCGATTAAGGGGAAAAGTACAACAAAGCCTCGGGCAAGCAAAGAAGCAGTAGATGATACTGTTGCAAGTTATGAGGAGGTCAAGAAAGACTTGAATGCATTGTCAAAAGAGGAGCAAATGGATGTGGTATACAG TTCTGCTCCAGAGTTGGTTGGTTTGCTGTCAGAACTGAATGATGCACTTGAACAgcttgaaataaaagttaaccCATTGTTAAGCAAG GTGAAAGAGCGGGGGATCGCGCTGGAAGGTGGGATGCGCTATTTGGAGGTGAAGCAACTTCTATTGCTGGCCTATTGCCAAGCAATaactttttatcttcttctcaAGTCTGAAGGGGAGCCAGTTCGTGATCATCCTGTCATAGCTCGCCTTGTAGAGATCAAGGGATTGCTGGATGAG ATTAAACAACTCGATGAGAATCTTCCATCAGAGTTAGATGAGATTTTGAAGAATGACCATTCAGCTGAAGCTTCGGCAAAGTTGGTTAGAGAGAGTGCTAAAATGGCATCCGATTCTGTTGCGGAAAATCATCACAATTCATCTTCTGTCTCAGCTGATACAGATCATGCATCAGCG GCTTTAGATGTAAACGAATTGAAAATGGAGGACATTTTGAGGGATCATGATGATAAAGGACGGAAACGCAAGCATCAG AATGATCAAGTTGGTGTACAGAGCATGGAAATGTTAAAAGTAAGAGCTGCTCTTGAGGAAAAATTGAAGCAGAAGGGAGTCTTTAGATCTATTGCTCCAATGCCTGGGAAGGGAAAGAAACGTCTGACACCAGTGAACGG ACAGCTTGAaacatttgatgattttgatgacgATGCTACGGGTGTTGAGAGGGGAACTCTAGGAATGAGTAATGGGCATGTAAGCTCATTGCGATCAAGTAAAATTTCCCAACTTGTCCCTGCTCAGCCAAATAAGCCAAAG GTTGTTTCTGGTGATGATGATCTTCCTAAGAGGGACGACATTGGAGAAAGGCGGAGGAAACATGAGCTCAGAGTGCTGGCAGGAGCAGGAATTAAGTCTGAGGATGATGCTTGGGATGAACTTGGCACATTTAGGACTGATGAAGATGACGATATGGAGGTTGGGGATGATGGGGAAACCAGGGAGTCTGAAGATGAATTTTACGAACAAGTAAAACGTCAGcgagctgaaaaactagctGCTAAATCTGAGATTTATACAag GACCCCAGCAACACCATCTTTGCCTGAAACTGTAGATGGAAAGCGGCACATCACTTATCAG ATGGAGAAGAACAGGGGTTTGACACGTGCACGCAAGAAGCTAACTAAGAATCCAAGAAAGAAATACCGA TCGAAGCATGAGAAGGCAGTTGTGCGTCGTAAAGGGCAGGTTCGGGATATCAGAAAACCCACTGGTCCTTATGGTGGAGAAGCCACTGGCATTAACCCAGGAATCAGTAGAAGCACAAGATTCAAAAATTAG